In one window of Shewanella goraebulensis DNA:
- a CDS encoding cytochrome c3 family protein: MNTLKMMLALGLLCLSSATVQAVEIRDHHQEVIGKDCKACHDNGIKQFPSDQACQQCHDVDELAETTARSEEDKWQNPHNNLHYGKELPCQECHGEHKAKEPICSDCHTFKYDKHKK, encoded by the coding sequence ATGAACACATTAAAGATGATGCTTGCATTGGGATTACTTTGCTTAAGTAGTGCGACAGTTCAAGCCGTAGAAATTAGAGATCACCATCAGGAAGTTATCGGAAAAGATTGTAAGGCATGTCATGACAATGGCATCAAGCAATTTCCATCTGATCAAGCTTGTCAGCAATGTCACGATGTTGATGAATTAGCTGAAACAACAGCACGTAGTGAAGAAGACAAGTGGCAGAATCCGCACAATAACTTACATTACGGTAAAGAGTTACCTTGTCAGGAATGTCATGGTGAGCATAAAGCTAAAGAGCCTATCTGTAGCGATTGCCATACGTTCAAATACGACAAACATAAAAAGTAA